The following proteins are encoded in a genomic region of Ornithodoros turicata isolate Travis chromosome 6, ASM3712646v1, whole genome shotgun sequence:
- the LOC135398488 gene encoding uncharacterized protein LOC135398488, with the protein MCDICISCKSVLPADKPFVSCIECGLPYHLGKCSGITDSMCRTKKSSITESWKCQTCKVGNERSRRSLEPESQTEIYKVSLQQELHEIKQMLADLLPVRAKIDEVSATTEEVKRSIEMMSAKYDEILKVQGEHHKEIKQLEKRVSRLESTTSNERRWVEIQRTGRCPEEEQSLFEISAASVLRQLLPTSNEDMYKLKMDLNRMEQYNRQNNIEIHGVKAIPREDLFHVLDKIAEKLEIDKPTPEQIEAIHRLPAKADNIPPIIVRFVNRGTRNRWLQNRNKMRKNKIDNQDIYINENLTAQNKRLFFLARERSKLLNYRFTWQKNGTLYMRKKDGDEPVKITSELDLANLM; encoded by the exons ATGTGTGACATATGTATCTCTTGTAAAAGTGTGTTACCTGCTGACAAACCTTTTGTATCATGTATTGAGTGCGGACTCCCCTACCACCTAGGGAAATGCTCTGGAATTACTGACAGTATGTGTCGAACAAAAAAGTCTTCCATAACAGAAAGCTGGAAATGTCAAACTTGTAAAGTAGGAAATGAAAGGTCACGGCGAAGTCTTGAACCGGAGAGTCAGACGGAAATTTACAAAGTGTCACTGCAACAAGAACTTCATGAAATTAAGCAGATGCTTGCGGATCTGTTACCAGTTAGAGCGAAGATAGATGAAGTTTCCGCgacaactgaagaagtgaagCGATCAATAGAAATGATGTCTGCGAAATACGATGAGATACTTAAGGTACAAGGAGAGCATCATAAAGAAATTAAACAGTTGGAAAAGAGAGTGTCGCGACTTGAAAGCACTACTTCAAatgaacgtagatgggtagaaatccagcgaaccg gacggtgcccagaagaagaacagtctctgttcgaaatatcggcggcttctgtcctgaggcaactccttcctacttCAAATGAAGACATGTACAAGTTAAAAATGGATCTAAATCGCATGGAACAATACAATAGACAAAATAACATAGAGATACATGGTGTGAAAGCCATACCGAGAGAAGACCTTTTCCATGTACTTGATAAGATAGCCGAAAAACTAGAGATTGATAAGCCCACACCAGAACAAATTGAAGCGATCCACAGACTGCCTGCGAAAGCTGACAACATACCACCAATCATTGTCAGGTTTGTGAACCGCGGCACAAGAAACAGATGGCTGCAAAACAGGAACAAAATGAGGAAAAACAAAATAGATAATCAGGATATTTACATTAATGAGAACCTCACTGCGCAGAACAAAAGGTTATTTTTCCTGGCACGTGAAAGATCTAAGTTACTGAACTACAGATTTACGTGGCAAAAAAATGGCACTCTGTACATGAGAAAAAAGGATGGAGACGAGCCTGTTAAAATAACATCAGAACTGGATTTGGCCAACCTAATGTAA
- the LOC135398489 gene encoding uncharacterized protein LOC135398489 — MSEEEERLKDVDDGAEGVKWKVLRVKYVRDTYGDAALAAARRYLNLATKVIRFQCHLRFNQVCLNQHVVPPALRCKPLVDTAYGRRLAKSYERNCLRARTQENKEIIFKTRKQLHAAERNIQRFLDINDFSRIIIARKEAELLEHKRRSAAHQHKLSVLCPKYSGLDDSTTVINLSSKRLDDDHTSVLTKGMNYAIIPRSIPVSEIVSEVEDRLRQVKDKTAAIAARNKVIGILQNANLPPKNITKAEQNALKDLRNDDTIVILPADKGKATVILNRDDYDSKMESILQDRSHFSELSGAPSYNVSKFLAELLAPLMYKNDRSVKNSAEFCELIRDIRIDDGDVMMSFDVISLFTNVPIDVALSVVRTKLRADVDLEDRTDLSVEDILELLKLCLGQTFFQFKSRFFKQTDGCPMGSPISTTIANLVMEFVEDKALEDAGQFIPFTDVMLTTHL; from the exons atgtcggaggaggaagaacgtctcaaaGACGTGgacgacggcgcggagggggtaaaGTGGAAAGTACTTCGAGTAAA aTACGTTCGAGATACGTACGGAGACGCTGCCCTGGCCGCTGCTCGTCGATACCTTAACCTAGCGACCAAAGTGATCAGATTCCAGTGCCATCTTCgcttcaatcaagtgtgtctgAACCAGCATGTGGTCCCTCCTGCTCTCCGTTGCAAACCTCTGGTGGACACAGCATACGGACGACGCCTGGCCAAATCTTACGAAAGGAATTGCCTGAGGGCCCGCActcaagaaaacaaagaaatcaTCTTCAAGACGAGGAAACAACTTCACGCCGCTGAAAGGAACATTCAACGGTTTTTGGATATAAACGACTTCAGCAGGATCATCATCGCACGTAAGGAAGCGGAGCTACTTGAACACAAACGGCGATCAGCAGCACACCAGCACAAGCTTAGTGTACTTTGCCCTAAATATTCCGGGCTGGACGACAGTACAACTGTGATCAACCTCTCTTCCAAACGACTGGACGACGACCACACCTCCGTGCTAACTAAAGGTATGAACTACGCCATCATTCCCCGAAGCATACCTGTTAGCGAGATTGTGTCGGAAGTAGAAGACAGACTGCGGCAAGTCAAAGATAAAACAGCAGCCATAGCGGCGAGGAACAAAGTAATCGGAATACTACAGAACGCAAACCTTCCGCCTAAAAACATCACAAAAGCTGAACAGAATGCTCTAAAAGACCTTCGCAACGACGATACAATTGTTATTTTGCCCGCCGATAAAGGCAAAGCGACTGTGATACTGAATCGTGACGATTACGACAGCAAGATGGAGTCCATCCTTCAAGACCGCTCCCATTTCAGCGAACTATCGG GTGCACCGTCCTATAACGTGTCTAAATTCCTGGCTGAACTGTTGGCACCTTTAATGTACAAGAACGACCGGTCGGTGAAGAACTCTGCGGAATTTTGTGAGCTCATCCGTGACATCCGCATAGACGATGGCGACGTCATGATGTCCTTTGATGTcatctccctgtttacaaacgtgCCCATTGACGTAGCTCTGTCCGTAGTTCGAACGAAGCTGAGAGCTGACGTTGACTTAGAAGACCGCACTGATCTTTCAGTTGAAGACATTTTAGAACTTTTAAAGTTATGCCTCGGACAAACCTTCTTCCAATTCAAGAGCAGGTTCTTTAAACAAACCGACGGATGCCCCATGGGCAGCCCAATTTCAACGACCATTGCCAACTTAGTCATGGAGTTTGTTGAAGACAAGGCCTTAGAGGACGCAGGACAATTCATCCCTTTTACAGACGTTATGTTGACgacacatttgtga